The Rosa rugosa chromosome 1, drRosRugo1.1, whole genome shotgun sequence genomic sequence AAAACAGGTACTTTTATCAATGATTGGAAACATCACAGAGATCTAACCCAAGGTTCTAATACATCATATGCACCTTTTCTTAACAGTTCGATTACATTTCATCTCATTTTACATCGAGTTAAATTTCCCTAGAGAATAGGCCATGTTCCTTTGTTGATGCACACAAATTTACCACAATCTACTTCCAATCAACCAGAATAAGGTAGCCTGCACAACCAataaccaacaaaaaaaaaaaaaaactgataaaGAAATCTGGGCAATAAAATGCATGTCCAATATAAAATCCGCAAAAGTTATAATCATTGCGACAACAAGTATAATCATCAAGAGAAAGACTTGTgtggggcacccgcaccacgtggcaatgCGGCAGACCAATCACTGCCTAGCAGGAGGGTCTTTTGGATATTGTACATTTAGGGAGCAGGGACATTTttggaaaagaggaaaaattttctttgttctgaTTGGGTGGGCCCTAAaaccacgtggtggggaaacccccacctaagaattgTGCAATCATCAAATGAGTTATAAAATCCGCAAAAAGTTTATGATTATATTAGTATAATCGTGTTACGGGTTTAGAGTTATAAAAGGTCAAAGGTCTAATCCCTCTGTATAAACCACATACCGTATGTATACGGGAAAGTCGTTTCCATCAAGTTggtattttcaaaatttagggTTAGATTGTCTTCTTGTAGCCTTGTAGGTTCTTCTACAAAGTGACATTTGCAACGAAAAACTAGAATGCCTTTCTTAATAGTATAGAGCCCTTGTAGCCAAGAATTTTCTTAGGATTAGGGCTGGTATTGCAGCAGAAATTGATGCAATGAATGCATCatattgaatatatatatatatatatatatatataaattaaacttACCCTAACTTGAGAGACGTATCTGAGCTGTCATAGTCTTGAGGAGCATTATTAGAGTTACAGAGATTGGTTACGGACTCTGATGACTGGCCCTCCTCCGTAAACCTGTTCTCTGAATCAGCATGAACATGCCTCCGTCTGCCATCAGTTCTTTCCACCACCTTCAGCAAAGCATATGAAGAGCTATTAGCAACTAAGGAATCGTAGCATAACTGTGAAGAATAGGGAGAGACggggggtagagagagagagatatactTGCTGTCTTAAGCGTTCATTCTCCTCAATCAACTGGACGGCCTGcacatttttataaattttcattttaagGAACTTGTGACGAGAAAAGGCAAACCATTTATcttgattttcattttcaaataaTGATGAAAAATCTTTCGTAAAAATGCATCCCATATgtgtaaacttttttttttttatcgtaaCATACTTGTCAACTTATAATAATGCAAACTGATTTTAATTCAAGCTCAAGGAATTCATGTCTAAAGAAAAGTGTCTTACATTTTTCTGAAGCTCAGTGATCTCTTTCATAATCTTTTCACCctgaaaaattacaaaattatCCCCATTAGTTATACAACATATAGAGCCAAGCCTAAAGCACGTATCAGAAATCTGAAAATGAATAATGGTAGAGAGATCAAATTTCTGATTACATTATTAATCAGAAGATGCCATAGTTGATAACTTGATACAATAAGTAATAGTTCGTTATATCAAATAATAATGAAACAAATACATTTACTATCACATCATGTGATCGGCTTATATATGTGACCCCTGCTTAACAATTGTATATGGCAATAAAAAGACCTTTTTCCCAATCACGCGGCCCAATCCAGATTCAAGTGAGTTCTCCAGCTGTTGCAGTTCTTCCAATTTTAATCCATGAAGTTCTTCTCCCCTCATCTGCCTGTATCATTACACATTATACATTTACTAGTAACTAAATTAAGAAATATAAACAGGTAATTATTATCTAAAACCAGGACATAAAATATACCTAAGTTGATGGCTTTTTGCTGCTATTTCCTTGCTCAACCTGGAGAAGTTGCTGTTCTCCACTAGCTACATTAGAAATGATGATTCTTATAAGCAAATTGATGACAGATATGAAAATTAGGTAGAACAATAACTATAGTAATGCAAGATATACTCAAGTGCTTGTTAATTTGAATGCTTGATTAATCCATACACCATGTACTAAGCAAAATAATTGAATAATTACTCATTCAAAATCCAATGATTATCTTCGAAGAAGTCAGACACCAAGccacagaaaaaaaacaaatcagTATGGACGGGAAACAAAGAATGCAACATAATCATCAAATACTACATATGCAAACTATCATTGTGAATCACAAATTAGGAACCAGCTTAGCAGATTGCTATCATATAATCGAGTACTATTATTCCAAAAAGATTAGTAATGATAATACGTTTTTAAACTTGTTGTGTTGTACTTTATATAAGCCCAAATATGATGGCATCAAGTGGACTTTCAACAATCGAATCGAAGAGACACTTGTCACATCAATACCATATTCAAATGGATTAGTAACTAAAGAAATTTTAAAAATCATTTAAAAATTccccaaatctcaaaacaaccaaGATGATTCAATGTACTACTCAACATGCACTCACCTAATCTGCATACAAACAAAATAAGATACCACATTCGATCATGATAACCAAAAAAAGGATGATATCTAGGCATATGAACACTTTTCAAACCCTTAAATAAATATCTTTAGAGTTGCATAGATCTAGACAACTTGTCAGCTTTTTGATATAGCAACATCGTACTTATATGCTTTTATTTCTTTATAACTATGATATAAAGAGGACCAACCTGTAACTCAAGAGAGGGCTGTTCTAATTTGTCGAGATTTTTGGAGTGCAAGCGGTGCCTTTCTAAGATTTCCTTCATGCTTCAAGAAATAATAGCAATATATGTCACTAGGTAGCTAGAAAGATTCAAACAATAGtaaacaaaaaataacaaagacaaacaaaaagcagCATATATAAGATATTTCATGTTTTAGTAAAAAAATTTGGTTTAGCATTTCTAAGATGTTTCCTAATTGATAAAAACTTGTCAA encodes the following:
- the LOC133723248 gene encoding MADS-box protein SVP; amino-acid sequence: MAREKIQIKKIDNATARQVTFSKRRRGLLKKAEELSVLCDADIALIIFSSTGKLFEYASSSMKEILERHRLHSKNLDKLEQPSLELQLVENSNFSRLSKEIAAKSHQLRQMRGEELHGLKLEELQQLENSLESGLGRVIGKKGEKIMKEITELQKNAVQLIEENERLRQQVVERTDGRRRHVHADSENRFTEEGQSSESVTNLCNSNNAPQDYDSSDTSLKLGLPYSG